One segment of Spirochaetota bacterium DNA contains the following:
- a CDS encoding CoA transferase subunit A, with translation MSVHDSDMKEQLLSGKNELFTDPDPDHARAFFRNKSRAMKSKLANVKDVVRDMIKDGDYIAIGGFGANRIPTAIIHEIVRQRKKHLGFAGHTSTHDFQVLVAGECIDRCDVAYIIGLEARGLSPNARRAVESGKIKLTEWTNASLSWRLKAAAMGLSFIPTRNILGTDTFMQSAAKVITCPFTGKKYAAMPALYPDFAAIHVHEADIYGNCRVYGASVSDFDLAKASKRVVITAERIIPHDEIRREPEKTVIPFWCVDAVIEVPYGSYPGNMPYEYFSDEEHLKTWLKVEKDPKELEKFLQEQIYGVDNFYEYLNLNGGIEKMKKLRAIEYLINNK, from the coding sequence ATGAGTGTACATGATAGCGATATGAAAGAACAACTACTATCCGGAAAAAATGAACTGTTTACAGATCCCGATCCGGACCATGCGCGTGCATTTTTCAGAAATAAATCCCGTGCAATGAAGTCAAAATTAGCCAATGTTAAAGATGTGGTACGAGATATGATTAAAGATGGAGACTATATTGCTATTGGTGGGTTTGGAGCCAATCGTATCCCCACTGCTATTATCCATGAGATAGTGCGCCAGCGAAAAAAACATTTGGGATTTGCAGGGCATACCTCAACACACGACTTTCAGGTACTAGTTGCAGGTGAGTGTATTGATCGCTGCGATGTTGCTTATATTATTGGGTTGGAAGCGCGAGGCCTATCGCCAAATGCACGACGAGCGGTAGAAAGTGGCAAGATTAAACTGACAGAGTGGACCAATGCCTCACTTTCATGGCGGCTGAAAGCTGCAGCCATGGGGCTTTCGTTTATACCCACGCGCAACATTCTGGGTACTGATACCTTTATGCAGAGTGCTGCTAAAGTAATTACCTGTCCGTTTACTGGCAAGAAATATGCAGCTATGCCAGCACTGTACCCTGACTTTGCAGCAATTCATGTGCATGAGGCAGATATCTATGGCAACTGTAGGGTATATGGCGCATCGGTCTCAGACTTTGATCTGGCAAAGGCTTCCAAGCGTGTTGTGATAACTGCTGAACGTATTATTCCGCATGATGAGATACGGCGTGAACCAGAAAAGACAGTAATTCCCTTCTGGTGCGTAGATGCGGTCATTGAGGTTCCGTATGGCAGCTACCCGGGCAATATGCCGTATGAGTACTTTAGTGATGAGGAGCATCTGAAAACGTGGCTTAAAGTAGAGAAGGACCCCAAAGAGCTTGAGAAGTTTTTACAGGAACAGATTTATGGGGTGGATAATTTCTATGAGTATCTCAACTTAAATGGCGGGATTGAGAAGATG